Genomic DNA from Oligoflexus sp.:
CGGCGAGTTCAGAGTCATCACGCGGCGGCTGTCCCGGGTGATACTGCGAAAGTTTATGCTGCAGCTGTTTCAGATTCAACCCATTACCGTTGTCCTGATAAATCAGGCGCAAGCGACCCTGAACCAGAAGCTGCGCTTCCACGCGGATGATGGGAATGATGGATTCCGCGGCCTTGGTAAAACCATGATCCAGGGAATTGCGAACAAGGTGGTGAAACGCACTCAGAATCTGATTGAAGGCCTTCGCCTGGAAAACCAGCGGCGTGCCCGACCACAGGATCTGTGGCTTATGGAAACCCAAATTTTTCGCCTGGTTTGCATGGGCCTCTTCCAGCTGGGATATCAAAGCCTGGTGCCCATAGGGAGCCGACCTGCAGATTTTCTCGCGGAAGGAGGCAAGCTCACGAGTCAGCGAATCCCCTGAAAGATTCTGCAGACGCTCCAGCCACAGGAAAATCTGCTCCTCCTTCAAGCCGCTGGATTGAGTCGTCAAGGCCCGCCCACGACGCAGGGTGTCATAGAAAAAGCTGGATACAAGCTTCAGCTCGCGATCGGCCACCATAAGCTGATGGCTCAGATTATTGGTTTCATGGGAACTGTCATCAGCCGGAGCCCGCAGGTAACTTTCAATCGCGTCCTCGAGCTCATGAAGGCAGGTCGAAAGATTCTTAAGACCCAGGGCCCGCAGATTGCCCTTTTCCGTGTGCAGATTCCGCCGGATGCTCTGCCACAAAGAGGCTGTGCGATCATCCGAGTGAAGACTCTTCTGCATGGAAGCAAGGGTCGCTTCGCATTCGCCTATCACGAGACTGAAGCGATCTGGATCAACATTCAGCAGCACATCGATCAGCGTCAGCTTCCGCATGTTGGTCTCGGCTTCCATCTGCAAAAGCCTGAGATGGGTCACGTCCCGCAGGACTATCATAAAGCGCTCTGTCAGCCCATGCCGATTGCCGAGGGGAATCCAATCGATCTCGCAGACGATCTTCTTGCCATCCTTCCACCACTCCAGCTCACGAATAAGCTGATGGCGGTTGACGTCGAAAGCGAAAA
This window encodes:
- a CDS encoding Hpt domain-containing protein, whose amino-acid sequence is VQGLEGVNFFEAVIRKSVLNTEQKSILLNILNVCFDEDIFAFDVNRHQLIRELEWWKDGKKIVCEIDWIPLGNRHGLTERFMIVLRDVTHLRLLQMEAETNMRKLTLIDVLLNVDPDRFSLVIGECEATLASMQKSLHSDDRTASLWQSIRRNLHTEKGNLRALGLKNLSTCLHELEDAIESYLRAPADDSSHETNNLSHQLMVADRELKLVSSFFYDTLRRGRALTTQSSGLKEEQIFLWLERLQNLSGDSLTRELASFREKICRSAPYGHQALISQLEEAHANQAKNLGFHKPQILWSGTPLVFQAKAFNQILSAFHHLVRNSLDHGFTKAAESIIPIIRVEAQLLVQGRLRLIYQDNGNGLNLKQLQHKLSQYHPGQPPRDDSELAEFIFAQGFSVKDSISETSGRGIGMDAVRSTCEKLGGSIHVRYTAPATADGYRAFAFEMELAMQDILSWPLANPNLQVA